Proteins encoded by one window of Crassostrea angulata isolate pt1a10 chromosome 9, ASM2561291v2, whole genome shotgun sequence:
- the LOC128164284 gene encoding perlucin-like protein, with the protein MLFVLVLTLITSLLDMSASAYLEMKLKTDANYQNVIPLDIRYDIEAAYDVSLLTCSFRCLQNHPYCCAILYNEISRSCRVLNSFLDDGLVMTSHGETWTFLTKEQVCPSGWFPFNGHCYSFVETKFNWDDAEKSCMKNGSYLIEIGSESENKWVVDFFVRSKLREKCAEYMECAFWIGFTDQALEGTFSWKHNNEKSEYTNWGTNEPNNGGDEDCAVFTAPSISYKWNDGRCPKPMMSVCEMNTNM; encoded by the exons ATGTTGTTCGTGCTGGTTTTAACGTTAATAACGTCTCTTCTAGACATGTCTGCCTCTGCATATTTGGAAATGAAACTCAAAACTGACGCCAACTACCAAAACGTGATCCCTCTGGACATCAGATACGACATCGAGGCCGCGTATGACGTCAGTCTTTTAACCTGCTCCTTCAGATGTCTTCAAAACCATCCGTATTGCTGTGCAATTCTGTATAACGAAATCTCGAGATCATGTCGAGTACTAAATAGTTTTCTAGATGATGGTTTGGTTATGACGTCACATGGAGAAACATGGACATTTCTAACTAAAGAGCAAG TCTGTCCAAGTGGATGGTTCCCGTTCAACGGACACTGTTACTCTTTCGTAGAGACCAAGTTTAACTGGGACGATGCTGAG aAATCCTGTATGAAGAATGGTTCATATTTGATAGAGATTGGTTCGGAATCTGAAAACAAGTGGGTCGTGGATTTTTTTGTCAGATCCAAACTACGAG AAAAATGTGCGGAATATATGGAATGCGCTTTTTGGATTGGGTTTACTGATCAAGCTTTGGAAGGAACGTTCTCATGGAAACATAACAACGAGAAAAGTGAATACACCAACTGGGGGACAAATGAGCCAAACAATGGCGGCGACGAAGACTGCGCCGTATTCACAGCGCCATCGATATCTTATAAATGGAACGACGGCAGATGCCCAAAACCAATGATGTCTGTTTGTGAAATGAATACaaacatgtaa